A DNA window from Megalobrama amblycephala isolate DHTTF-2021 linkage group LG11, ASM1881202v1, whole genome shotgun sequence contains the following coding sequences:
- the nhsl1b gene encoding NHS-like protein 1 isoform X5 has translation MGSLTGVGLTSPGISDGHKAGAMSCLEAVSNLDEEKKWTVHYTAPWHQQENVFLPGSRPACVEDLHRQAKVNLKTALRECDKLRKDGFRSSQYYSQGPTFSGSSNSQHEDEDIEGDDADKKSTASSGEEEKDSCQMRAQNSTQEEGVEVDGQMSRSKAPPLPTPEEKMRQQAQAVLTDIVPIDVTGETFDRQASIRRSLINTDTLVRRPKKVKRRKTISGVPDSVQQELAAKGRGGELRPQSMFIPGQYSTLGRVMNRNSTLHRSITKDSGCQTEEVKIVPPSVRRIRAQKGQGIAAQMAGISTSATNISSVYDGSSPGSSVVVMAPQFGNDIQRFHSLPRGARVSLNADPLYSSTPFRQEDSAAKAPQQIGKLQVDDTVVHMRNAPRVCTQARPKSQEVRGTQKEWGSVSGPACVVSPHATYSTSLIPNATLSCSAEVIALHTTSSPGQSPLAGSPYTRARPLSMVSAVNSESTSSVGTGSHTPEAGMKDTCSETGQSDSSLHSHSTIAAGTLSSDEQWIYDTPENVLPRRTLTSSCSTPINNLYSSLERSSKGTDSSSLYSMDNDGYYTSMHLDSGLRSRSQGSGHGHGIGGRAARHSMYECLGQQEDRTSLYSDHSLSRSISLRKPKKPPLPPARTDSLRRKPKKTSSPTANNVGSDISNGSLLNESLIATLQQSLQNGLKGKGSSTSPSHSPCSDYEDPWMLRPRSQSSISAGSSGVSAAGMAHVYSICHVTPSHSDTSSLRSDYADSWGYYMDYPRPSGDQTQSPCTNSFSAGQVGEIGNGRGLHNGNQATLPPAQEGNVKPRTGTSSPDRVHRLTSPSSGYSSQSNTPTAGTPVPSFMRCMSPSGSKPKPRVPERKSSLLSSVSISSSSTSLSSNTSDSNRNNIPPPPPLPAAPVALVSFNPPSFPPPLAPSSPVCTADEKFPPPPPALPTTPHQQASMCPTYINSSPEFPPPPPPEVLTDPALSGLNNSFSPPPPPPPLPACSTIPAYSLSQNQLLPSMTPPTPSSACLKEIKGSLKPVNSEKRPVSPHSEQPSKVGMPLITPFALQSVQLRPAKRPENNEVSQLARPQTPEKPQKPGNPTVPQVSSIPSNLRPSSPEKKLSIQHSQDSHIEAQPDCDVKSHSEPTSCLTNGSIDLGKVKATAEVDGLDTALSSPAEAPQNTTPKKKPPLVSKKPTFSLTFSSVDHVSDLLSAQNDVCISKSTPEGLDPTPVPEQEETTEKDSIGISAPSEEIRYISPTNCEAQESSQTSGTIILDADMGTIEAKNEEEGDDDDDDDDDDDDDVTSSTGSFGSKDDESGEVFESSTLDVAQSPSINGDSCGDMVTPTRPRTTEDLFAAIHSLDQLNTNTPQHTRSKRKVLGRKESEEDRSRGPLSPPVTPTGTAPSLTSSLPRQTGSIQRSLRKSPTSSDTFKALLLKKGSRSETSFRMSAAEMLRSTDPRFQRTRSLDSSFDPASPMGESPCSSPGRNKRASEDWARNEGMFSTSPSLIGTKYGRSRTPPSAASSKYNARSRILSSPMTVICEREGELTDCEDPCPLPPSNMPLPNSQDSNSTLCEQSSS, from the exons cTGTATCTAATCTGGATGAAGAGAAAAAGTGGACTGTGCACTACACGGCTCCATGGCACCAGCAGGAGAACGTCTTTCTGCCAGGCTCCAGACCAGCCTGCGTGGAAGACCTGCACCGCCAGGCCAAAGTTAACTTGAAAACAGCTCTCAGAG AATGTGATAAGCTGAGGAAAGATGGTTTCCGCAGCTCACAGTACTACTCACAGGGGCCCACCTTCTCAGGCTCCTCAAACTCGCAACACGAGGATGAGGACATCGAAGGTGATGACGCTGATAAAaag TCCACAGCATCTTCAGGAGAGGAAGAGAAAGACTCCTGCCAAATGAGAGCACAAAATTCCACACAGGAGGAGGGGGTTGAGGTTGATGGACAAATGTCACGGTCTAAAGCCCCGCCCCTGCCCACTCCAGAAGAGAAGATGAGGCAGCAGGCTCAGGCTGTTCTCACGGATATTGTCCCCATCGATGTCACAG GGGAGACGTTTGACAGGCAGGCCAGCATCCGCCGCTCCCTAATAAACACTGACACTCTGGTCCGCCGGCCCAAGAAGGTTAAGCGAAGAAAGACTATTTCAGGGGTGCCTGACAGCGTCCAACAGGAACTAG CGGCTAAGGGGCGTGGAGGAGAGCTTCGGCCACAGTCCATGTTTATCCCTGGACAGTATTCAACACTTGGGCGAGTCATGAATAGGAATTCAACTCTCCATCGATCTATAACAAAAGATTCTGGCTGCCAGACTGAGGAGGTGAAAATTGTCCCACCCTCTGTGAGGAGAATACGAGCTCAGAAGGGTCAAGGAATTGCTGCTCAAATGGCTGGCATCTCCACTTCTGCCACAAACATCTCTTCTGTTTATGATGGGAGCTCACCTGGAAGTTCTGTTGTAGTAATGGCACCACAGTTTGGCAATGATATCCAACGTTTTCACAGCTTGCCACGAGGTGCACGGGTGTCACTAAATGCAGATCCCCTTTACAGTAGCACCCCTTTTAGGCAAGAAGACTCCGCTGCAAAAGCACCTCAGCAGATTGGAAAATTACAAGTAGATGATACTGTGGTGCACATGAGGAATGCCCCCAGGGTATGTACCCAAGCCCGGCCAAAATCTCAGGAGGTGAGAGGTACTCAGAAGGAGTGGGGATCTGTCTCAGGTCCAGCCTGTGTAGTTTCTCCACATGCAACCTACTCAACCTCGCTTATACCTAATGCTACTCTGTCATGTTCTGCTGAGGTTATTGCACTTCACACCACATCGAGCCCAGGCCAGAGCCCACTTGCTGGGTCACCATACACTAGAGCTAGACCTCTTAGCATGGTCTCAGCTGTCAATAGTGAGAGCACTAGTAGTGTAGGCACAGGATCGCACACACCAGAAGCAGGCATGAAGGATACCTGTAGTGAGACTGGCCAGTCAGATAGCAGTTTGCACAGCCACAGCACCATTGCTGCAGGAACATTGTCTTCAGACGAGCAATGGATTTATGACACTCCTGAGAATGTCTTGCCCAGAAGGACACTGACTTCCAGCTGCTCAACACCCATAAATAACCTCTATAGTAGCCTTGAACGCTCCTCAAAAGGTACAGACTCTAGTTCACTCTACTCTATGGACAATGATGGCTACTACACATCCATGCATCTGGATTCAGGCCTTAGGTCAAGGAGCCAGGGTAGTGGCCATGGTCATGGTATAGGAGGAAGAGCAGCAAGACACAGTATGTATGAGTGCCTGGGTCAGCAAGAAGACAGAACCAGCTTGTACAGTGACCACTCACTGTCACGTTCCATCTCTCTACGCAAACCTAAGAAACCACCTCTTCCACCAGCACGCACAGACTCTCTACGACGAAAGCCTAAGAAAACCAGCTCCCCCACTGCCAATAATGTAGGGTCAGATATTAGCAATGGTTCTCTTCTCAATGAGTCACTGATTGCCACGCTCCAACAGTCACTTCAGAATGGGCTGAAAGGCAAAGGGTCCTCCACCTCACCATCTCACAGTCCTTGTAGCGACTATGAGGACCCCTGGATGCTTCGTCCCAGGAGCCAGAGCAGCATCAGTGCAGGCAGCAGTGGTGTATCAGCAGCAGGGATGGCTCATGTGTACTCCATCTGTCATGTCACACCTTCTCATAGTGATACTAGTAGCCTCCGTTCTGATTATGCAGACTCTTGGGGCTACTACATGGATTATCCTCGTCCATCTGGAGATCAAACACAGTCACCATGCACCAATTCATTTTCTGCTGGACAAGTGGGTGAGATTGGAAATGGAAGAGGCCTCCACAATGGTAACCAGGCTACTCTTCCTCCTGCTCAGGAAGGAAATGTGAAGCCCAGAACAGGCACCTCATCGCCAGACAGGGTACATCGGTTGACTTCTCCATCAAGTGGATACTCAAGTCAATCTAATACTCCAACAGCTGGCACTCCTGTCCCCTCATTTATGAGATGCATGTCCCCATCAGGCAGCAAACCCAAACCCAGAGTGCCTGAAAGAAAGTCATCCTTGCTCTCATCTGTATCCATATCCTCTTCTTCCACTTCTCTTTCCTCTAACACCTCTGATTCCAACAGGAACAATATTCCTCCTCCACCTCCTCTTCCAGCTGCACCTGTGGCTCTTGTATCTTTCAATCCTCCATCCTTTCCTCCTCCCCTTGCGCCCTCCAGCCCTGTGTGCACTGCAGATGAGAAGTTTCCTCCTCCGCCACCTGCTTTACCCACCACCCCCCATCAACAAGCATCCATGTGCCCTACTTACATCAATTCTTCCCCTGAATTTCCACCTCCTCCACCTCCAGAAGTGTTGACAGACCCTGCCTTGTCGGGCCTTAATAATTCTTTCAGCCCTCCACCTCCACCACCACCACTGCCTGCTTGTTCCACCATCCCTGCTTATTCTCTATCCCAAAATCAACTCCTACCCAGTATGACACCACCTACACCTTCTTCTGCTTGCTTGAAGGAAATTAAGGGTAGCCTAAAACCAGTGAACTCAGAAAAGAGACCagtgtcacctcactctgagcAGCCTAGTAAGGTTGGCATGCCTCTGATCACCCCATTTGCTCTGCAGAGTGTGCAACTTCGGCCAGCAAAGCGGCCAGAAAACAATGAAGTTAGCCAGTTGGCCAGACCTCAAACACCAGAGAAACCTCAAAAACCAGGGAATCCCACAGTTCCTCAGGTTTCTTCAATACCTTCAAATTTAAGGCCATCATCTCCAGAGAAAaaactctccatccagcatagCCAGGATAGCCATATTGAAGCACAACCTGACTGTGATGTAAAATCACATTCTGAACCAACATCCTGCCTTACAAATGGGTCCATAGATCTTGGCAAGGTTAAGGCTACAGCTGAAGTAGATGGTCTAGATACTGCCCTCTCATCACCTGCAGAAGCACCACAAAACACTACACCCAAGAAAAAGCCTCCTCTGGTTTCCAAAAAGCCCACGTTTTCTCTCACCTTTTCTTCAGTGGATCATGTCAGTGATTTGCTGAGTGCTCAGAATGACGTTTGCATCTCTAAGTCTACACCTGAAGGTCTGGACCCCACACCTGTGCCAGAACAGGAAGAGACAACTGAGAAGGATAGCATTGGTATTTCTGCACCTTCTGAGGAGATAAGATACATTTCTCCCACAAATTGTGAAGCTCAGGAGTCCTCACAGACTTCTGGTACCATCATTCTTGATGCAGACATGGGTACCATTGAAGCAAAGAATGAAGAAGAgggagatgatgatgatgatgatgatgatgatgatgatgatgatgtaacCAGCAGTACAGGATCTTTTGGATCTAAAGATGATGAAAGTG GAGAGGTGTTTGAGTCCAGCACATTGGACGTTGCTCAATCTCCCAGCATCAACGGTGACAGCTGTGGGGACATGGTGACCCCCACTCGGCCCCGCACCACAGAGGACCTGTTTGCTGCCATTCACAG CCTGGACCAGTTGAACACGAACACCCCCCAACATACGAG GTCAAAGCGGAAGGTCTTGGGGCGCAAGGAATCCGAAGAGGACCGTTCGCGAGGTCCTCTATCCCCACCGGTCACCCCCACAGGAACGGCCCCCAGCTTGACCTCCTCCTTGCCACGGCAAACGGGCTCCATACAGCGCAGCCTGCGCAAATCCCCGACCAGCAGCGACACCTTCAAGGCCCTCCTGCTGAAGAAAGGCAGTCGGTCCGAGACCAGCTTCCGCATGTCTGCCGCCGAGATGCTGCGCAGCACCGACCCGCGCTTTCAAAGGACTCGCTCTCTCGACTCCTCGTTCGATCCAGCATCTCCGATGGGCGAGAGCCCCTGCTCTTCTCCGGGCCGCAACAAACGGGCGTCCGAGGACTGGGCACGCAATGAGGGAATGTTCTCAACGTCCCCGTCATTAATCGGGACGAAGTACGGCCGATCCCGCACACCGCCCTCTGCCGCCAGCAGCAAGTACAACGCCCGCAGCCGGATCCTCAGCAGCCCCATGACAGTTATTTGTGAGAGGGAAGGAGAACTCACCGACTGTGAAGACCCATGCCCTCTTCCTCCATCAAACATGCCCCTTCCCAACTCTCAGGACTCTAACAGCACTTTATGCGAACAGAGCAGCAGTTAG